A portion of the Polaribacter cellanae genome contains these proteins:
- a CDS encoding DUF6503 family protein codes for MKKLILLLIISFVVSCKKDSKKVTKKEEIPTIKKEHFPDQLSKVFDAHGGIKAWRNAKVLSFNKDEEVHTTDLETRHIVINSPTYSLGYNGKEVWLDETKEGAYKGNKDFYYNLFFYFYAMPFVLADDGITYEKADEITFEGTNYPGYKISYNADKGTSPDDNYIIYYNPKTYQMEWLAYTVTFNSKEPSDKYNLIRYNSWENVNGLLLPKAITWYKKDEKGMPTEPAKPAMEFTLPLVSQGKLADSFFDKPVSK; via the coding sequence ATGAAAAAACTAATTTTACTTCTAATTATCTCATTTGTAGTTTCTTGTAAAAAAGATTCCAAAAAAGTAACAAAAAAAGAAGAAATACCAACTATTAAAAAAGAACATTTTCCAGACCAATTAAGTAAAGTTTTCGATGCACATGGAGGAATTAAAGCGTGGAGAAATGCCAAAGTTTTATCTTTTAATAAAGACGAAGAAGTACATACAACAGATTTAGAAACAAGGCACATTGTAATAAATTCGCCAACATATTCCTTAGGTTACAATGGAAAAGAAGTTTGGTTAGATGAAACAAAAGAAGGTGCTTACAAAGGAAATAAAGATTTTTATTACAATTTATTTTTCTACTTTTATGCAATGCCATTTGTTTTAGCCGACGACGGAATTACGTACGAAAAAGCAGATGAGATTACTTTCGAAGGAACCAATTATCCAGGTTATAAAATTTCTTATAATGCAGATAAAGGAACTTCGCCAGACGATAATTATATTATTTATTACAATCCAAAAACGTATCAAATGGAATGGTTGGCATATACAGTTACTTTCAATTCTAAAGAACCAAGTGATAAATACAATCTAATTCGTTATAATTCTTGGGAAAACGTAAACGGATTATTATTACCAAAAGCAATTACATGGTACAAAAAAGACGAAAAAGGAATGCCAACAGAACCAGCAAAACCTGCAATGGAGTTTACTTTGCCACTGGTAAGTCAAGGAAAATTAGCGGATTCGTTTTTTGATAAACCAGTTAGTAAGTAG
- a CDS encoding NUDIX hydrolase, which yields MDELIDIITPEGKPTGKTALKSEAHKNGWFHATVHIWLFTANKKILLQKRAFTKEVFPGLWDISVAGHIGAGESVLSAAKREVFEEIGLELKEKEFIKIGTTIQNISHKNGIQDNEFHHVFIVELKVPVEKLKMQAEEVAGLQLFDLTVLKNTKNLENVLLPRFHEYYVSVYDEIIKALS from the coding sequence ATGGACGAACTAATAGACATTATAACACCCGAAGGAAAACCAACAGGTAAAACCGCCCTAAAATCGGAAGCGCATAAAAATGGTTGGTTTCACGCAACTGTGCATATTTGGTTATTTACTGCAAACAAAAAAATCTTACTTCAAAAAAGAGCTTTTACAAAAGAAGTATTTCCAGGTTTATGGGATATTTCTGTTGCTGGACATATTGGAGCAGGAGAATCTGTTTTATCTGCGGCTAAAAGAGAGGTTTTCGAAGAAATTGGTTTAGAACTAAAAGAAAAAGAATTCATTAAAATTGGAACTACAATTCAAAATATTTCGCACAAAAACGGAATTCAAGATAACGAGTTTCATCATGTTTTTATTGTTGAATTAAAAGTGCCTGTGGAAAAATTAAAAATGCAAGCTGAAGAAGTTGCAGGTTTGCAATTATTTGATTTAACTGTTTTAAAAAATACAAAAAACCTCGAAAACGTTTTGCTTCCGAGGTTTCATGAGTATTATGTTTCTGTTTATGATGAGATTATTAAAGCTTTGTCGTAA
- a CDS encoding M42 family metallopeptidase, whose amino-acid sequence MAKKSILNKKSLTFLEKYLNNAAPTGYEWEGQKIWMEYLKPYVDEFITDTYGSAVGVINPDAKYKVVIEGHADEISWYVNYISDNGLIYVIRNGGSDHQIAPSKIVDIHTKKGIVKGIFGWPAIHTRDKSKEEAPKPDNIFIDTGCATKEEVEALGIHVGCVITYPDTFHILNGDKFVCRALDNRMGGFMIAEVARLLKENKKKLPFGLYITNSVQEEIGLKGAEMITQRIKPNVAIVTDVTHDTTTPMIEQKKAGHLEIGKGPVVAYAPAVQQKLRDLITETAEEKNIPFQRSALSRATGTDTDAFAYSNGGVASALISLPLRYMHTTVEMVHKDDVENVIKMIYETLLKIKDGETFSYFE is encoded by the coding sequence ATGGCAAAAAAATCAATATTAAATAAAAAATCCCTTACATTTTTAGAAAAATACTTAAACAATGCAGCTCCAACTGGTTACGAATGGGAAGGGCAAAAAATTTGGATGGAATATCTAAAACCTTATGTAGATGAATTTATTACAGACACCTATGGTTCTGCTGTGGGTGTAATAAACCCAGATGCAAAATACAAAGTTGTTATAGAAGGGCATGCAGATGAGATTTCTTGGTATGTAAACTATATTTCTGATAATGGTTTAATTTATGTGATTAGAAATGGAGGTTCAGACCACCAAATTGCACCAAGTAAAATTGTAGATATTCATACCAAAAAAGGCATTGTAAAAGGTATTTTTGGTTGGCCAGCAATTCATACCAGAGACAAATCGAAAGAAGAAGCACCAAAACCAGATAATATTTTTATTGATACTGGTTGTGCAACAAAAGAAGAAGTAGAAGCTTTAGGAATTCATGTGGGTTGTGTAATTACGTATCCAGATACTTTCCATATATTAAATGGCGATAAGTTTGTTTGTCGTGCTTTAGACAACAGAATGGGTGGTTTTATGATTGCTGAAGTTGCGCGTTTATTGAAAGAAAACAAGAAAAAATTACCTTTCGGATTGTATATTACAAACTCTGTACAAGAAGAAATTGGTTTAAAAGGTGCAGAAATGATTACCCAAAGAATTAAACCAAATGTAGCAATTGTAACAGATGTAACGCATGATACTACTACTCCAATGATCGAGCAAAAAAAAGCAGGACATTTAGAAATCGGAAAAGGACCAGTGGTTGCTTATGCACCTGCTGTACAACAAAAATTACGTGATTTAATTACAGAAACTGCCGAGGAAAAAAACATTCCTTTTCAACGCTCTGCTTTATCGAGAGCTACAGGAACAGATACTGATGCTTTTGCATATAGTAATGGTGGTGTTGCCTCTGCATTAATTTCTTTACCTTTAAGATACATGCACACAACTGTAGAAATGGTGCATAAAGATGATGTAGAAAATGTAATTAAAATGATTTATGAAACGTTATTGAAGATTAAAGATGGCGAAACTTTTTCTTATTTCGAATAG
- a CDS encoding ATP-binding cassette domain-containing protein, with the protein MKLVIKNLTKTYKNGVKAIDNLSIEIGTGMFGLLGPNGAGKSSLMRTIATLQSPDSGSITFGDINVLEDNMSLRKVLGYLPQSFGVYPKMSAEDLLDYFATLKGVSNNDERKAIVKEVLEITNLYDVRRKHVAGYSGGMKQRFGIAQLLLNNPKLIIVDEPTAGLDPAERHRFLNVLREVGTNCTVIFSTHIVEDVKELCNEMAILNGGKILKHTTPLEATQELEGSIWTKIIQREDLDAAEASFNILSSNYNQDNTLNIRVHALEKPSEEFVATKPQLDDVYFIALKQDEPVLA; encoded by the coding sequence ATGAAATTAGTAATAAAAAACTTAACAAAGACTTATAAAAACGGCGTAAAAGCAATAGATAATTTAAGTATTGAAATTGGTACAGGAATGTTTGGTTTATTAGGGCCAAATGGTGCTGGGAAATCTTCTTTAATGCGAACAATTGCAACTTTGCAAAGCCCAGATTCTGGTTCCATTACTTTTGGAGATATTAATGTTCTAGAAGATAATATGTCTTTAAGAAAGGTTTTAGGTTATTTACCACAATCTTTTGGAGTATATCCAAAAATGTCGGCAGAAGATTTGTTAGATTATTTTGCAACTTTAAAAGGAGTTTCTAATAATGATGAAAGAAAAGCTATTGTAAAAGAAGTTTTAGAAATTACGAATTTATACGATGTAAGAAGAAAACACGTTGCAGGTTATTCTGGAGGAATGAAACAACGTTTTGGAATTGCACAATTGCTATTAAACAACCCTAAATTAATTATTGTAGACGAACCAACTGCTGGTTTAGATCCTGCAGAAAGACATCGTTTTTTAAACGTTTTACGTGAAGTTGGTACGAATTGTACAGTAATTTTTTCGACACACATTGTAGAAGATGTAAAGGAATTATGTAATGAAATGGCAATTTTAAACGGAGGAAAAATTTTAAAACATACAACTCCATTAGAAGCTACGCAAGAATTGGAAGGCTCAATTTGGACGAAAATAATTCAAAGAGAAGATTTAGATGCAGCAGAGGCAAGTTTTAATATTTTATCTTCGAATTACAATCAAGATAATACCTTAAACATAAGAGTACATGCTTTAGAAAAACCTTCAGAAGAATTTGTGGCTACGAAACCACAATTAGATGATGTTTATTTTATTGCTTTAAAACAAGATGAACCTGTTTTAGCTTAA
- a CDS encoding ABC transporter permease/M1 family aminopeptidase: MFSTIFKQELKYWFNRPVTYIYAVIFFLIAVFLSASSAGIFDNLTVTTGSSKIVNSPMAINGLFNTMAVLLFFLFPSIIGVAVYRDYKSNMHSILYSYPFSKFNYLSAKFLSAFTIVLLIILMAGFGLFIGFRLPGTNQELVNAFNFSAYAHAYLVYIIPNVLLFGIIIFGVVTFTRNIAAGFITVVLLLFVQSIAESFLSNPDHRFWSALFDPFGGQAASYYTRYWTVAEQNELMPPLKGVIIYNRLLWLGVASLVMLGVYKLFSFSQNAFTFSLNKKKGERSIKQNFGGITRINLPKATYDYSFWNDVKITWKLSNIDFKYIVKSWPFIAILLVGLISIIIIANTAGEIFDTKTLPTTWQMLLLPGGTFTFFINLLTFLYAGMLIRRGETARVNHLVDVTPVKNWTLLLSKFVAILKMQVVLLSVIMVAGMVFQTYKGYYNFEVGHYLFELYALMFIHFAIWALLAMFVQTIVKNQYLGLFVLLILLIGIPLLSLAGIEQIVFKYNQAPGYSYSDMNGYGAAFSKYFTYKTYWFVGGIVLLMLAKLFWTRGVPNSFAERLRIARKRANGKITAVIVILSLVFLAIGGRIYYETNYLNESVSSKEVEKLRVKWEKTYKKFENRAQPRIVAVNVDMNIFPKTRDFTSSGTYKMINKTNEVIDSIFLSYNEYPSTFTFDRENDLVSKDTVYNFDIYQLKEPLQPGDSVTLSFKVKNEENTFLTSKSPVRENGTFVNNTALFPSLGYSSERELSDDQTRKKYNLPPNKLKPEPTDSTALGNTYISRDADWIDFEATVSTAKDQIAIAPGYLQKEWMEGDRRYFHYKMDSKILNFYAFNSARYEIKKEMWNGISLEIYYHKPHTYNLDRMMKGMKASLDYNTKNFSPYQHKQVRIIEFPRTGGSFAQSFPNTIPFSEGVGFIADVDDTKDGGVDYPFAITVHELAHQWFAHQVIGADVLGATLTSESMSEYVSLKVLEHQQGKTKMRKFLKDALDGYLMGRTFESKREKPLMYNDGQGYIHYQKGSMVLYAISDYIGEENFNGAIKKYVNKVKFQEPPYTTSIEMVDFIRKATPDSLQYVIKDMFETITLYKNRIVNVASTELENGKYKVDIEFEVSKYRNNEKGKRYYSDNKKDSISYTKEGSKKPIYSVPLADYIDIGIFTEEEIDGEKEEKQLYFKKHKITQINNKITIIVDKKPTEVGVDPYNKLIDTKSNDNRRKL, encoded by the coding sequence ATGTTTTCAACAATATTCAAACAAGAATTAAAATACTGGTTTAATAGACCCGTAACTTATATTTACGCTGTAATTTTCTTTTTAATAGCTGTATTTTTATCTGCAAGTTCCGCAGGAATTTTCGATAATTTAACAGTTACAACAGGTTCTTCGAAAATAGTAAATTCTCCAATGGCAATAAATGGACTATTTAATACAATGGCTGTTCTATTATTTTTCTTATTTCCATCTATAATTGGTGTTGCGGTTTATAGAGATTACAAAAGCAATATGCATTCCATTTTATATTCCTATCCGTTTTCGAAATTTAATTATTTATCAGCAAAATTTTTAAGTGCATTTACAATTGTATTACTAATTATTTTAATGGCAGGATTCGGTTTGTTTATTGGTTTTCGATTGCCAGGAACGAACCAGGAATTGGTAAATGCTTTTAATTTTTCTGCCTATGCACATGCCTATTTGGTGTATATTATTCCTAATGTTTTGCTGTTTGGAATTATTATTTTTGGAGTGGTAACTTTTACAAGAAATATTGCTGCTGGTTTTATAACAGTGGTTTTGTTACTATTTGTACAATCTATTGCAGAAAGTTTTCTATCAAACCCAGACCACCGTTTTTGGAGTGCTCTTTTCGACCCATTTGGAGGTCAAGCAGCGAGTTATTATACGCGCTATTGGACAGTTGCAGAACAAAACGAATTAATGCCACCATTAAAAGGTGTAATTATTTACAACAGGTTATTGTGGTTAGGAGTTGCTAGTTTAGTAATGTTGGGGGTATATAAGCTATTTTCGTTTAGCCAGAATGCATTTACTTTTAGCTTAAATAAGAAAAAAGGCGAAAGGTCTATAAAACAAAACTTTGGAGGTATTACTAGAATTAACCTACCGAAAGCAACTTACGATTATTCTTTTTGGAATGATGTAAAAATTACTTGGAAGCTTTCAAATATAGATTTTAAATATATTGTAAAAAGTTGGCCATTTATAGCTATTTTGTTAGTTGGTTTAATTTCCATAATAATAATTGCAAATACTGCTGGTGAAATTTTTGATACAAAAACATTACCAACAACTTGGCAAATGCTACTCTTACCTGGAGGAACATTTACGTTTTTTATTAATTTATTAACTTTTCTATACGCAGGAATGCTTATTAGAAGAGGAGAAACTGCAAGAGTAAATCATTTAGTAGATGTAACTCCTGTAAAAAATTGGACACTTTTACTTTCTAAATTTGTTGCCATATTAAAAATGCAAGTGGTTTTATTATCAGTAATAATGGTTGCTGGAATGGTTTTCCAGACTTATAAAGGCTATTATAATTTTGAAGTTGGCCATTATTTATTTGAATTGTACGCTTTAATGTTTATTCATTTTGCAATTTGGGCTTTATTGGCAATGTTTGTTCAAACCATTGTAAAGAACCAGTATTTAGGCTTATTTGTTTTATTAATATTATTAATAGGAATTCCGCTATTGTCTTTGGCAGGAATAGAGCAAATTGTATTTAAATACAACCAAGCACCAGGTTATAGCTATTCAGATATGAATGGTTATGGAGCCGCATTTAGTAAATATTTTACCTATAAAACCTATTGGTTTGTTGGTGGAATTGTATTGTTAATGTTAGCTAAATTATTTTGGACGAGAGGAGTTCCGAATTCATTTGCAGAGCGTTTAAGAATAGCGAGGAAAAGAGCAAATGGAAAAATAACAGCAGTTATTGTTATTTTATCGTTGGTGTTTTTGGCTATTGGAGGTAGAATTTATTACGAAACCAATTACTTAAACGAAAGTGTTTCCTCAAAAGAAGTAGAAAAATTAAGGGTAAAATGGGAGAAAACCTATAAAAAGTTCGAAAATCGTGCACAGCCAAGAATTGTTGCTGTAAATGTAGATATGAATATTTTTCCGAAAACGAGAGATTTTACATCATCTGGAACTTATAAAATGATTAATAAAACCAATGAGGTTATCGATAGTATTTTCTTGAGCTATAACGAATATCCAAGTACATTTACTTTCGATAGAGAAAATGATTTAGTTTCAAAAGATACTGTTTATAATTTCGATATTTATCAGCTTAAAGAACCATTACAACCAGGAGATAGTGTAACTCTTTCCTTTAAGGTTAAAAATGAAGAAAACACATTTTTAACTAGTAAATCTCCAGTAAGAGAAAATGGAACATTTGTTAATAATACAGCCTTGTTTCCATCTTTAGGATACTCTTCTGAAAGAGAATTGTCTGACGATCAAACAAGAAAAAAATACAATTTACCACCAAATAAATTAAAACCAGAACCAACAGATTCTACAGCTTTGGGAAACACCTATATTTCTAGAGATGCAGATTGGATAGATTTTGAAGCAACAGTTTCAACCGCGAAAGATCAAATTGCCATTGCACCAGGATATCTTCAAAAAGAATGGATGGAAGGAGATAGAAGATATTTCCACTATAAAATGGATAGTAAAATATTAAATTTCTATGCTTTTAATTCTGCCAGATATGAAATTAAAAAAGAAATGTGGAATGGAATTAGTTTAGAAATCTATTACCACAAACCACATACATATAATTTAGATAGAATGATGAAAGGAATGAAAGCTTCTTTAGATTATAACACGAAGAACTTTAGCCCTTATCAACATAAACAAGTAAGAATTATAGAGTTTCCAAGAACAGGAGGAAGTTTTGCGCAATCATTTCCAAACACAATTCCATTTTCGGAAGGTGTAGGTTTTATTGCAGATGTAGATGATACAAAAGATGGAGGTGTAGATTATCCTTTTGCAATTACAGTACATGAATTGGCACATCAGTGGTTTGCGCATCAAGTAATTGGAGCAGATGTTTTAGGAGCAACTTTAACATCGGAAAGTATGTCGGAATATGTTTCTTTAAAAGTATTAGAACACCAACAAGGAAAAACAAAAATGCGTAAGTTTTTAAAAGATGCATTAGATGGTTACTTAATGGGAAGAACTTTCGAATCTAAAAGAGAAAAACCTTTAATGTATAACGATGGTCAAGGATATATCCATTACCAAAAAGGGTCTATGGTTTTATACGCAATAAGCGATTATATTGGCGAAGAAAACTTTAATGGAGCAATTAAAAAATACGTAAATAAAGTAAAGTTTCAAGAGCCACCTTACACAACCTCCATAGAAATGGTCGATTTTATTAGAAAAGCAACACCAGATTCTTTACAATATGTAATTAAAGACATGTTCGAAACCATTACTTTATATAAAAATAGAATTGTAAACGTAGCTTCTACAGAACTAGAAAACGGAAAGTATAAGGTAGATATCGAATTTGAAGTTTCTAAATATAGAAATAACGAAAAAGGAAAACGTTATTATAGTGATAATAAAAAAGATTCTATTTCCTATACTAAAGAAGGTTCTAAAAAACCTATTTATTCGGTTCCTTTGGCAGATTATATAGATATTGGTATTTTTACAGAAGAAGAAATTGATGGTGAAAAGGAAGAAAAACAATTGTACTTTAAAAAGCATAAGATTACTCAAATTAATAATAAAATTACCATTATTGTAGATAAGAAACCAACAGAAGTTGGTGTAGATCCTTACAACAAATTAATCGACACAAAATCTAACGATAATAGAAGGAAATTATAA
- a CDS encoding lysoplasmalogenase, whose translation MTKKNRIAAVSLLFIVVVIFHLYGLLQNNTLAFFTKPFLMITLVIIYLVSVKKPNFWYVSALFFSFWGDVFLLFKQEFFLFGLASFLFAHLLFIKISARFLKKIKPQKIRIVSIPFVIIFISLLWLLIDNLGDFLIPVIVYGITISTFGAVTLLNYVQEKSTENLWLFLGAFIFIISDSVLAINKFYEAKEIYGIIIMVTYIVAQYLICKALIAKES comes from the coding sequence ATGACAAAAAAAAATAGAATAGCAGCTGTTTCCTTACTCTTTATAGTAGTTGTTATTTTTCATTTATATGGACTTTTACAGAACAATACATTAGCATTTTTTACAAAACCATTTTTAATGATAACTTTAGTTATTATTTACTTGGTATCTGTTAAAAAGCCTAATTTTTGGTATGTTTCTGCTTTATTCTTTTCTTTTTGGGGCGATGTTTTCTTGCTTTTTAAACAAGAGTTCTTTCTTTTTGGTTTGGCATCTTTTCTGTTTGCACATCTCTTATTTATAAAAATTTCAGCAAGGTTTTTAAAGAAAATTAAACCTCAGAAAATACGAATAGTTTCAATACCATTTGTAATTATTTTTATAAGTCTATTATGGCTTTTAATAGATAACTTAGGCGATTTTTTAATTCCAGTAATTGTTTATGGAATTACCATTTCTACTTTTGGAGCTGTTACTCTTTTAAACTATGTGCAAGAAAAAAGTACAGAAAACCTATGGTTGTTTTTAGGAGCATTTATTTTTATAATATCAGACAGTGTTTTGGCAATTAACAAGTTTTACGAAGCCAAAGAAATATATGGTATTATAATAATGGTAACCTATATTGTAGCTCAATATTTAATATGTAAGGCTTTAATAGCGAAAGAATCTTAA
- a CDS encoding DoxX family protein, whose amino-acid sequence MVYKSIFIFKIIISVIILQTLFYKFSGAEESVVLFTKLAGKNEAYLRIGTGVLELIACILFFIPKAIWLGAIMIVGLMSGAIFSHLTILGISHNNDGGLLFAAACLSLFVAFTVLYIKRKNIPFFG is encoded by the coding sequence ATGGTTTATAAAAGTATCTTCATTTTTAAAATAATTATATCTGTAATTATATTACAAACACTTTTTTATAAATTTTCGGGTGCAGAAGAAAGTGTTGTTTTATTTACAAAATTAGCAGGTAAAAATGAAGCTTATCTAAGAATTGGAACTGGTGTTTTAGAACTAATTGCTTGTATTCTTTTTTTTATTCCTAAAGCAATCTGGTTAGGAGCCATTATGATTGTTGGTTTAATGAGTGGAGCTATTTTTTCTCATTTAACTATTCTTGGTATCTCCCATAATAACGATGGTGGTTTATTGTTTGCTGCTGCGTGTTTATCTTTATTTGTAGCTTTTACTGTTCTTTATATTAAAAGAAAGAATATTCCTTTTTTTGGGTAA
- a CDS encoding esterase-like activity of phytase family protein, protein MKNFIYFIFFCIAFAGCKKEPQTKLQFLDEYILQDSTYIKNTLIGGLSGIDYANGFYYFVVDDAKKPRFLKTKIIVEENKIKKIAVKDVVFLKDSTTTFYTENHLDLESIFVDEITNEVNFVSEGSVHYKKTPSVFKTDLKGNFVESFSLPKTLENEQNMHHNATFEASSKSFDKKGFWVAMEGVLKSDGVEPTFTKTNSPIRITYFDKKTNKATKQFAYQLEYITKPAKGNLNLNGVTAILEYEENCFFVIERTYQSGYGSYGNIIRIFDAQIEENSTNSIAIDSLSNTAFLPLKKRLLFNFEDVKDKLTDGIIDNIEGITFGPKLANGNKSLILVSDDNFQAYGKQLNQFILLEITHK, encoded by the coding sequence ATGAAAAATTTTATTTACTTTATTTTTTTCTGTATTGCTTTTGCTGGCTGCAAGAAAGAACCTCAAACAAAACTTCAATTTTTAGATGAATATATTTTACAGGATTCAACGTATATAAAAAATACTTTAATAGGAGGGCTGTCTGGAATAGATTACGCAAACGGATTTTATTATTTTGTGGTAGATGATGCAAAAAAACCAAGATTTTTAAAAACAAAAATAATTGTTGAAGAAAATAAAATTAAAAAGATAGCAGTTAAAGATGTTGTGTTTTTAAAAGATTCCACAACTACTTTTTATACTGAAAACCATTTAGATTTAGAATCTATTTTTGTGGATGAAATTACCAATGAAGTCAATTTTGTAAGTGAAGGTTCTGTACACTATAAAAAAACACCTTCCGTTTTTAAAACTGACTTAAAAGGTAATTTTGTTGAAAGTTTTTCGCTTCCCAAAACATTGGAAAACGAACAAAATATGCATCATAATGCCACTTTTGAAGCTTCTTCCAAAAGTTTCGATAAAAAAGGTTTTTGGGTAGCTATGGAAGGTGTTTTAAAATCGGATGGAGTAGAGCCAACATTTACAAAAACCAATTCTCCTATTAGAATTACTTATTTCGATAAAAAAACAAATAAAGCGACAAAACAATTTGCTTATCAATTAGAATACATAACAAAGCCAGCCAAAGGAAATTTAAACTTAAATGGAGTTACTGCGATTTTAGAATACGAAGAAAATTGTTTTTTTGTTATAGAAAGAACCTACCAAAGTGGTTATGGGAGTTATGGAAACATTATTCGAATTTTCGATGCTCAAATTGAAGAAAATTCAACAAATAGTATAGCAATAGATTCATTAAGCAATACAGCATTTTTACCTCTTAAAAAACGATTACTATTTAATTTTGAAGATGTAAAAGACAAATTAACAGATGGAATTATAGATAATATAGAAGGTATTACATTTGGCCCCAAATTAGCCAATGGAAATAAATCACTTATTTTGGTTTCCGACGATAATTTTCAAGCGTATGGAAAACAATTAAATCAATTTATTCTGTTAGAAATTACCCACAAATAA